Proteins encoded by one window of Leptospira barantonii:
- a CDS encoding CapA family protein, whose amino-acid sequence MDTLPTVSFRSFKFFIAYSFAFLFLSCLPEFLKNSTSENSETDSPSALTILQDKIDAVLHPEHNHDPELLKILAGGDVMFNWGIRDTIQKHGEIAPVEGLKSLFGEVDFRMVNLETPVVASKTEESKKAYIFTAHEKDLDSLKFLGVDMVFLGNNHSFDHGPNGMVETLNILKKNNILNVGAGKKLPDVLDPLQLSLKGSDLRIHSVTAIAEQAHYATPLKSGVAPFLLPSLQASFFERRPPMRRGVPYSPPVRIVSLHWGVEYSPFPTPDQRKIARALIDSGVKIVIGHHPHIPQGIELYRGGVILYSLGNLIFGSRNSYLNHNLIAILHIRKNVLETVELVPIFGKFQKEDHKIRPVQGKEAKEFLHEIAVLSSELGTKLRVEEERAFLDLPTNSTLTPASKRKR is encoded by the coding sequence ATGGATACATTACCCACAGTGTCCTTTCGCAGTTTCAAATTTTTTATAGCGTATTCTTTCGCGTTCTTATTTCTTTCCTGCCTTCCCGAATTCCTTAAAAATTCCACATCGGAAAACTCCGAGACCGATTCTCCATCGGCTCTCACAATCCTTCAAGACAAGATAGACGCGGTTCTTCACCCCGAACACAATCACGATCCCGAGCTTCTCAAGATTCTAGCGGGCGGGGACGTCATGTTCAACTGGGGAATCCGCGACACGATTCAAAAACACGGCGAGATCGCTCCCGTGGAAGGTCTGAAATCGCTTTTCGGCGAAGTGGACTTTCGAATGGTCAATCTGGAAACTCCGGTTGTCGCTTCCAAAACGGAAGAATCCAAAAAAGCGTATATCTTCACCGCTCACGAGAAGGACTTGGATTCGCTTAAGTTTTTGGGCGTGGACATGGTGTTTCTCGGAAACAATCATTCCTTCGATCACGGCCCGAACGGGATGGTCGAGACCCTTAACATATTAAAAAAAAATAATATTCTAAACGTGGGCGCCGGGAAAAAACTCCCCGACGTTCTCGATCCTCTTCAGCTCAGTTTAAAAGGTTCCGATCTTAGAATCCATTCCGTCACCGCGATCGCGGAACAAGCACACTACGCGACTCCTTTGAAATCGGGGGTGGCTCCTTTTTTACTTCCTTCTCTTCAAGCATCCTTTTTTGAAAGACGTCCTCCGATGCGTCGAGGTGTTCCTTATTCTCCTCCGGTTCGTATCGTTTCCTTGCATTGGGGAGTGGAATATTCTCCGTTTCCTACGCCCGATCAGAGAAAGATCGCGCGCGCCTTGATCGATTCCGGGGTGAAGATCGTGATCGGTCATCATCCTCATATTCCGCAGGGAATCGAATTGTATCGGGGAGGGGTGATTCTCTATTCTTTGGGGAATTTGATTTTCGGAAGTAGGAACTCCTACCTCAATCACAATCTAATCGCGATTCTTCACATCCGAAAGAACGTTCTGGAAACCGTAGAGCTCGTCCCGATTTTCGGGAAATTTCAAAAAGAGGACCACAAAATCCGACCCGTTCAAGGCAAGGAAGCGAAGGAGTTCCTACACGAGATCGCGGTTTTATCCTCGGAGTTAGGAACCAAACTTAGAGTCGAGGAAGAAAGGGCCTTTCTCGATCTTCCGACAAATTCCACCTTGACCCCTGCCTCTAAACGCAAAAGATAG
- a CDS encoding DASS family sodium-coupled anion symporter — MRNLILILWVSLFIGVLFFLQIHFATPAGVAIMICIFAFAGIFWVTEPIPGYATSILVIFFEILFFANPMGIKELSFTTGKNPAPSVFLSSFADSSIVLFLGGFVLAKACVKTGLDRFLANRIIRKFGVKSHQVLLGFMFTTGFISMWMSNTATTSMMIALSFPLFQILPEKEPFRKALLLGIPFAANIGGVGTPIGSPPNIIAMGILKQQGVQVSFGTWMLFAVPLVVVLIFFAWFLLLKLFPENGSLDLIVEFQEPEGGTKSFAFRTTSVIFLGTVALWFTENLHGIPAGVIALLPLILFPAFGILNEKDINSLEWSVLLLIAGGIAIGIGLQQSGMSVWFSDVLKPITKPEYAVSVLFLLCILALLLSTFMSNTAATNLLVPFAFPLSAIILPGSEAYLLEICLGIALSASLAMSLPVSTPPNAIAYAVGGFEIKDMIRAGLPVGIFGLVLTLVAYFTFL; from the coding sequence ATGCGTAATTTGATCTTGATTTTATGGGTTTCTCTTTTTATCGGAGTTCTATTTTTTCTTCAGATCCATTTTGCGACTCCTGCGGGCGTTGCGATCATGATTTGTATTTTCGCGTTCGCGGGAATTTTTTGGGTTACCGAGCCGATCCCCGGTTATGCGACTTCGATTCTGGTGATCTTTTTCGAGATTCTATTCTTTGCAAACCCGATGGGAATCAAAGAGCTTTCTTTTACAACGGGCAAAAATCCGGCTCCTTCCGTTTTTCTATCCTCTTTTGCGGATTCATCCATCGTTCTGTTTTTGGGCGGTTTCGTATTAGCAAAAGCCTGCGTTAAAACGGGACTCGATCGTTTTCTCGCAAACAGAATCATTCGTAAGTTCGGCGTTAAAAGTCATCAGGTGCTTCTCGGTTTTATGTTTACCACCGGATTTATTTCGATGTGGATGAGCAATACCGCGACGACTTCGATGATGATCGCGTTATCTTTTCCTTTGTTTCAAATTCTTCCCGAAAAAGAACCGTTCCGCAAAGCTCTTCTTTTGGGAATTCCTTTCGCGGCCAACATCGGAGGAGTGGGGACTCCGATCGGTTCTCCGCCGAACATCATTGCGATGGGAATCTTAAAACAACAAGGAGTTCAAGTTTCGTTCGGAACTTGGATGCTTTTTGCGGTTCCTCTTGTTGTCGTATTGATATTTTTTGCCTGGTTTCTTCTTTTGAAGTTGTTTCCCGAGAATGGCTCTTTGGATCTTATCGTTGAATTTCAGGAACCGGAAGGTGGAACCAAGTCTTTTGCGTTTCGGACTACCTCTGTGATTTTTTTAGGAACGGTCGCTCTTTGGTTTACCGAAAATCTGCACGGAATTCCGGCCGGGGTGATCGCACTTTTGCCTTTGATTCTTTTTCCCGCGTTCGGAATCTTAAATGAAAAGGACATCAATTCTTTGGAATGGTCCGTTCTACTTTTGATCGCCGGCGGGATCGCGATCGGTATCGGTCTTCAACAAAGCGGTATGAGCGTTTGGTTTTCGGATGTTCTAAAACCTATTACGAAACCTGAATATGCGGTAAGCGTGTTGTTCTTGCTCTGTATTCTGGCGCTTCTGCTGAGTACGTTTATGTCGAACACGGCGGCTACCAACCTTCTGGTTCCCTTTGCGTTTCCACTTTCCGCCATCATTCTTCCCGGATCGGAAGCGTATCTTCTGGAAATCTGTCTCGGGATCGCGCTTTCCGCTTCCTTGGCGATGTCTTTGCCGGTGAGTACACCTCCCAACGCGATCGCCTACGCGGTAGGCGGGTTTGAAATCAAGGACATGATTCGTGCGGGACTACCCGTGGGAATTTTCGGTCTTGTGTTGACCCTAGTCGCTTACTTTACGTTTTTATAA
- a CDS encoding glycosyltransferase family 2 protein, with product MSERFSPLAVIVTFNPDFSNTLRNIQNLNSNEVSVLIVDNHSSNLQEIKSHKQKQNFLLENDRNQGLGFALNRGIEYAKENRYSHVWLFDQDSFLESESIRIFLDAVQKHETDSNVQSKVASFGPNIFDKVKDRNIYGLPENATGLSDAKFLITSGSFCSLKVLNEVGWIRSDFFIDYLDYEWCFRANDKGYVHKIVTDSKMSHSIGNESRNILGLFKIAIHSPFRWYFLFRNGISMCRLPHVPGRFKLEVILKSGFRFSILPFFSKSVFGTYAHILHGIWDGLTQKESSFYRRLIGSPENGNV from the coding sequence ATGTCCGAGCGTTTTTCTCCGTTAGCCGTCATTGTAACTTTTAATCCCGATTTTTCCAACACTCTCCGCAATATCCAAAATCTAAATTCGAACGAGGTCTCCGTTTTAATCGTGGACAATCATTCTTCGAATCTTCAGGAAATCAAATCCCACAAACAAAAACAAAATTTCCTTTTGGAAAACGATCGAAATCAAGGTTTGGGCTTCGCACTCAACAGAGGAATCGAATATGCAAAAGAAAATCGATATTCTCACGTTTGGCTTTTCGATCAGGACAGTTTTTTGGAATCGGAATCCATTCGGATCTTTTTGGATGCGGTTCAAAAACACGAAACCGATTCAAATGTTCAATCCAAGGTAGCTTCGTTCGGCCCAAACATATTCGATAAGGTTAAAGATCGCAACATCTACGGTCTTCCTGAGAATGCGACCGGTTTGTCGGACGCGAAATTTTTGATCACCTCCGGAAGTTTCTGCTCCTTGAAAGTATTAAACGAAGTCGGTTGGATTCGTTCGGATTTTTTCATTGATTACTTGGATTACGAATGGTGTTTTCGCGCCAACGATAAGGGTTATGTTCATAAGATCGTAACGGACTCGAAGATGTCTCATTCGATCGGAAACGAATCCAGAAACATATTAGGACTTTTTAAAATAGCGATTCATTCTCCGTTTCGCTGGTATTTTCTTTTTAGAAACGGGATTTCGATGTGCCGCTTGCCCCATGTTCCGGGGAGGTTCAAATTGGAAGTGATTCTGAAATCCGGTTTTCGATTTTCGATTCTTCCATTCTTTTCCAAATCCGTATTCGGAACCTACGCGCACATACTCCACGGGATCTGGGACGGTCTCACTCAAAAAGAATCCTCGTTTTATCGACGTCTTATCGGTTCGCCCGAAAACGGGAATGTCTGA
- a CDS encoding glycosyltransferase — protein sequence MKLGITVSIVLYKPNLVVFRESIESLLDSVAYQIKNSSYTCKYKIDIVDNSPLNDGNVSKMLDEFSKKAQLKKKVEFRYIHLPENPGYGAANNRSILESTSDFHLVLNPDIKMIPQTLELCVRYLKERSDCDAVVPSVLDWDADAKDVTRMQFLIKSYPTVFVLFLRSFAPAFFKKFFQKNLNAYDLMERDWSKTQESVPLVSGCFIFAKTDSLQRIGGFDENFFLYFEDFDLSMRLNRKDYFPKVKIFHKGGNSSKKGFLHVRLFVTSAFRFFMKFGWKLY from the coding sequence TTGAAGCTTGGTATCACAGTTTCGATCGTACTCTACAAACCGAATCTTGTCGTTTTTCGAGAGTCCATCGAATCGCTTTTGGACTCAGTCGCTTATCAAATTAAGAATTCCTCATATACCTGCAAATATAAGATCGATATAGTCGACAATTCTCCGTTAAACGACGGAAACGTTTCGAAAATGTTGGACGAGTTTTCCAAAAAAGCCCAACTGAAAAAGAAAGTAGAGTTTCGTTATATTCATCTTCCTGAAAATCCGGGCTATGGGGCCGCGAACAACCGCTCGATTCTGGAATCGACGTCCGATTTTCATCTTGTGCTGAACCCCGACATCAAAATGATTCCTCAAACCTTGGAGTTATGCGTTCGTTATCTAAAGGAACGTTCCGATTGCGACGCGGTGGTTCCTTCCGTTCTGGATTGGGACGCGGACGCGAAGGATGTAACTCGTATGCAATTTTTGATCAAATCGTATCCGACCGTTTTTGTTTTGTTCTTACGTTCTTTTGCTCCCGCGTTTTTTAAAAAGTTTTTTCAAAAGAATTTAAACGCTTACGATTTGATGGAAAGAGATTGGAGCAAAACGCAAGAATCCGTTCCGTTGGTAAGCGGATGTTTTATTTTCGCCAAAACGGATTCCTTACAAAGAATCGGAGGTTTCGACGAAAATTTCTTTTTGTATTTCGAGGACTTCGATCTTTCCATGCGTTTGAATCGGAAGGATTATTTTCCGAAGGTGAAAATCTTTCATAAGGGCGGGAACTCCTCCAAGAAAGGATTTTTACATGTAAGGCTTTTCGTAACGTCCGCATTTCGTTTTTTTATGAAATTCGGCTGGAAATTGTATTAA
- the dnaB gene encoding replicative DNA helicase, with protein MQSDSLYEPESERAFLGFLLLKGADNLIDVPIDPEDFYVDLHRRVYKAIADLVDKRITIDPVSVLNFLKENSLLKDEEKEFNYIYSLYRDTVVTQPLAYYATRIKRFSERRMYAKILQDSLELIRKEPGDNESVFNTVEKNLTEISRSIDAKGLLPVSSDKVALSDYIMEIMKNRGQITGLRTNFTKLDEATSGLKEHELMILAARPGNGKTTFALNIASNVALIYNQPVVIFSLEMSRIELLLKMVCADSQVESMKLKKSELTRSDAPKLLESIVRVTSAPIYIDDSGGLTIDDFKGRVRKLLTTEKIGLIVVDYLQLMSDPKNKEGGRQQEVASISRSLKQMAKEAKCPIIALSQMSRAVEQRSKDQKPQLSDLRESGAIEQDADIVSFIYREEKVKAEEEISPEMRGKAEIIIAKNRSGPIGSFHLAFRPELSRFDNID; from the coding sequence ATGCAGTCCGACTCCTTATACGAACCGGAATCCGAAAGAGCCTTTTTAGGATTCCTGCTTCTTAAGGGGGCGGACAATCTCATAGATGTTCCCATCGATCCCGAAGACTTTTATGTGGATCTCCACAGAAGAGTCTATAAGGCGATCGCCGACCTTGTGGACAAACGGATCACGATCGATCCCGTTTCCGTCCTGAACTTTCTCAAGGAAAATTCCCTTCTTAAAGACGAAGAAAAAGAATTCAATTATATCTATTCTCTTTATAGAGACACCGTAGTCACACAACCTCTTGCGTACTACGCGACTCGGATCAAACGTTTTTCGGAAAGAAGAATGTATGCGAAGATCCTCCAAGATTCCTTGGAGTTGATCCGCAAAGAACCGGGCGACAACGAATCCGTATTCAACACGGTAGAAAAAAATCTCACCGAAATTTCACGAAGTATAGACGCAAAAGGTCTGCTTCCGGTTTCCTCGGACAAGGTAGCTCTTTCCGATTACATCATGGAGATCATGAAGAATCGGGGACAGATCACCGGTCTTCGTACGAACTTCACCAAACTCGACGAAGCGACCTCCGGTTTGAAGGAGCACGAGTTGATGATTCTCGCGGCCCGTCCCGGTAACGGTAAGACTACGTTCGCACTCAACATCGCGTCTAACGTGGCGCTCATTTACAACCAACCGGTTGTCATCTTCTCGCTCGAGATGAGCCGGATAGAACTTCTTCTCAAGATGGTCTGCGCCGATTCTCAAGTGGAATCGATGAAACTCAAAAAATCCGAACTCACTCGTTCCGACGCTCCCAAACTTTTGGAATCCATCGTTCGTGTGACCTCGGCTCCGATCTACATTGACGACTCGGGTGGTTTGACGATCGACGACTTTAAGGGACGGGTTCGTAAACTTCTCACTACCGAAAAAATCGGACTGATCGTCGTGGATTACTTACAGCTCATGAGCGATCCGAAGAACAAGGAAGGCGGTCGTCAACAAGAGGTCGCTTCGATTTCCCGTTCCCTCAAACAGATGGCGAAGGAAGCGAAATGTCCGATCATCGCTCTTTCTCAGATGTCTCGGGCGGTGGAACAAAGATCCAAGGATCAAAAACCTCAGCTTTCCGACCTTCGGGAATCGGGTGCGATCGAGCAGGATGCCGACATCGTCTCGTTCATCTATCGAGAGGAGAAGGTAAAAGCCGAAGAAGAGATCAGTCCGGAGATGAGAGGAAAGGCCGAGATCATCATCGCAAAAAACCGTTCCGGTCCTATCGGTTCTTTTCATCTTGCCTTTAGGCCCGAGCTTAGCAGATTTGATAATATAGATTAA
- a CDS encoding YdeI/OmpD-associated family protein, which translates to MEEFLNEVPILFFKDTKEWTAWLKKNHKSDSPIWMKLSKKESGVVSISYAEALEVALCYGWIDSQKQKYDETFWLQRFSVRGPKSIWSKINREKAIELIASKRMQTAGLKAIESAKSDGRWDNAYASPSKMEVPKEFQKLLKQNPSALKFFESLNSANRYAILFRIHNAKKEETKVKRMKEFLEMLKKKETLH; encoded by the coding sequence ATGGAAGAATTTTTAAACGAAGTCCCGATTCTTTTTTTCAAAGATACGAAAGAATGGACCGCTTGGCTTAAGAAAAATCATAAATCGGATTCTCCGATCTGGATGAAACTTTCCAAAAAAGAATCCGGAGTAGTTTCGATTTCGTATGCCGAGGCTTTGGAAGTCGCGCTTTGTTACGGTTGGATCGACAGCCAAAAACAAAAATACGACGAAACTTTTTGGCTTCAAAGATTCTCCGTTCGAGGACCGAAGAGCATCTGGTCCAAGATCAATCGCGAGAAAGCGATAGAACTCATCGCGTCGAAACGAATGCAAACCGCCGGACTCAAGGCGATCGAATCCGCAAAATCGGACGGACGTTGGGACAACGCGTATGCTTCCCCGAGTAAAATGGAAGTTCCGAAAGAGTTTCAAAAACTTTTGAAACAAAACCCGAGCGCATTGAAATTTTTCGAATCATTAAATTCCGCGAACCGTTACGCGATTCTATTCCGAATTCATAATGCAAAGAAGGAAGAAACGAAAGTAAAACGTATGAAGGAATTTTTGGAAATGCTCAAGAAGAAGGAAACGCTTCACTGA
- the rpsF gene encoding 30S ribosomal protein S6: MRNYELTTITRVSARESAKSEIQDTLKKFSVSVTSDEDWGQRKLWHPIKHEEQGIFHHYKCSADPGAIEKVEKEFLINQSILRSMVVRLDG; this comes from the coding sequence TTGAGAAACTACGAACTCACCACCATCACACGTGTGAGCGCGCGGGAATCTGCAAAGTCCGAAATTCAGGATACTTTGAAGAAATTTTCCGTGAGCGTCACCTCCGACGAAGACTGGGGCCAAAGAAAACTCTGGCACCCGATCAAACACGAAGAGCAGGGAATCTTCCACCACTACAAGTGTAGCGCCGATCCAGGTGCCATTGAAAAAGTGGAAAAGGAATTCTTAATCAACCAGAGCATTTTACGTTCCATGGTTGTGCGCCTCGATGGCTAA
- the rpsR gene encoding 30S ribosomal protein S18 produces MSENEIKEERSERPEQSEASSEMEGKPQRKQNKYKKKVCRFTADPELAKQINYKNIELLERFITNRGKIIPRRITGTSARYQRVLAREIRKARSIGLLPYKVN; encoded by the coding sequence ATGAGTGAAAACGAAATCAAAGAAGAACGTTCCGAAAGACCGGAACAGAGCGAAGCTTCTTCCGAAATGGAAGGAAAGCCGCAAAGAAAACAGAATAAATACAAGAAGAAAGTCTGCCGTTTTACTGCGGATCCAGAACTTGCGAAACAAATCAATTACAAGAACATCGAGCTTTTGGAAAGATTCATCACTAACCGCGGTAAAATCATTCCAAGAAGAATTACGGGAACCAGCGCTCGTTATCAAAGAGTTCTCGCTCGTGAAATCCGCAAAGCAAGAAGCATCGGTCTTCTTCCTTACAAGGTGAACTGA
- a CDS encoding single-stranded DNA-binding protein, which translates to MANDINRVTLVGRLTRDPEFKSINGTSLVNFSLANGRTYVSNGEKREESHFFDCEVWGKPADIIQQYCKKGKQIAIEGRLKQDTWETPEGKKASRIRIVVENFQLLGSRDDGSSSPRESSSSGGNSYPSSPEYYSPAPDGDDDIPF; encoded by the coding sequence ATGGCTAATGATATCAACAGAGTGACTCTGGTCGGCCGCTTAACGCGGGACCCCGAGTTCAAATCGATCAATGGGACTTCTCTCGTTAACTTCTCCTTGGCCAACGGCCGGACCTATGTGTCTAACGGAGAAAAGAGGGAAGAATCTCATTTCTTCGATTGTGAAGTTTGGGGAAAACCGGCTGATATCATTCAACAATACTGCAAAAAAGGAAAGCAGATTGCCATTGAAGGAAGACTGAAGCAGGACACTTGGGAAACTCCAGAAGGTAAGAAAGCTTCTCGTATCCGTATCGTTGTTGAAAACTTTCAACTTCTCGGATCCAGAGACGACGGTTCTTCCTCTCCAAGAGAATCCTCTTCTTCCGGAGGAAATTCGTATCCATCCTCTCCGGAATACTACAGCCCTGCACCGGATGGTGACGACGACATACCGTTTTAA
- the aspS gene encoding aspartate--tRNA ligase, with translation MKQWIQESYKQRSWAGELNESQEGKKIVLYGWSFRFRDQGGVIFIDLRDRTGIIQVVARKELLGDSFTLAEKVRSEYVLAVTGTLKKRDAESINPRMQTGTIEVVLDQLEILNAAKTPPFSLDEFDDVSEELRLKYRYLDFRREELKNRMIKRHEFIFAIRNYLNKRKFVEIETPILNKSTPEGARDFLVPSRLNPNEFYALPQSPQIFKQILMVGGMERYFQIVKCFRDEDLRADRQPEFTQLDMEFSFVSQEEILAEIEGLVASIYKEVFNIQLTVPFPRMTYKTAMEEYGSDKPDLRFGMKLVDVSEIVKDCDFNVFSGAVKSGGTVKVVCVPGGSVISRKEIEDYTAWLNRDYKAKGLAYMKHGAQGLESTITKRFKQEELDAISKACNSKEGDMLFFGADEKEIVNHSLGALRLKLSERFETPKEGENNITWIVDFPMFEWNKDHKRWDALHHPFTSPSDDSIPYFESMETLQKNAGNATAKAYDLVMNGVEIGGGSIRIHSRDIQNQVFKVLGIEEEEAKEKFGFLLEALEYGAPPHGGLAFGIDRMLMLLTGGKSIRDVIAFPKTQKGLCLMSECPSPVEEKQLQELKIKLVKV, from the coding sequence TTGAAACAGTGGATTCAGGAAAGTTATAAACAGCGCTCTTGGGCCGGAGAATTAAACGAATCCCAAGAAGGTAAAAAGATCGTTCTTTACGGTTGGTCGTTTCGTTTTAGAGATCAGGGTGGTGTGATTTTTATCGATCTTCGCGATAGAACCGGAATCATTCAGGTTGTCGCACGCAAGGAACTTCTCGGAGATTCTTTTACGCTTGCCGAGAAGGTTCGTTCCGAATACGTTCTCGCGGTCACTGGAACTCTCAAAAAACGCGACGCCGAATCCATCAACCCGAGAATGCAAACCGGAACCATCGAAGTGGTTCTGGATCAATTAGAAATTTTGAATGCGGCTAAAACCCCTCCGTTCTCCTTGGACGAGTTCGACGACGTTTCCGAAGAACTCAGATTGAAATACCGTTATCTGGATTTCAGAAGAGAAGAACTGAAGAATCGGATGATCAAAAGACACGAATTCATATTCGCAATTCGTAATTATCTCAACAAACGTAAGTTCGTCGAAATCGAAACTCCGATCCTGAACAAATCCACTCCGGAAGGTGCGAGAGACTTTTTGGTTCCTTCCCGTTTGAATCCGAACGAGTTTTATGCGCTTCCACAATCTCCTCAGATCTTCAAACAGATTTTGATGGTGGGTGGAATGGAACGATATTTCCAAATCGTAAAATGTTTTCGAGACGAGGACTTACGCGCGGACAGACAACCCGAGTTCACTCAGCTCGATATGGAATTTTCATTCGTAAGCCAAGAGGAAATTCTCGCGGAGATCGAGGGACTCGTCGCGTCGATCTATAAAGAAGTTTTTAACATTCAATTGACCGTTCCTTTTCCGAGAATGACTTATAAAACCGCTATGGAAGAATACGGTTCGGATAAACCGGATCTTCGTTTCGGTATGAAACTAGTGGACGTTTCCGAAATCGTAAAAGACTGCGACTTCAACGTATTCTCGGGCGCCGTGAAAAGCGGCGGAACCGTAAAGGTGGTTTGTGTTCCGGGCGGCTCCGTCATCTCCAGAAAAGAGATCGAAGATTATACGGCTTGGCTGAATCGCGACTACAAAGCAAAGGGCCTTGCTTATATGAAACACGGGGCTCAAGGTCTCGAATCCACGATCACAAAACGTTTTAAACAAGAAGAACTCGACGCGATCTCCAAAGCATGTAATTCGAAAGAAGGGGACATGTTGTTCTTCGGCGCGGACGAAAAGGAAATCGTCAATCACTCGTTAGGCGCTCTTCGTTTGAAACTTTCGGAACGTTTTGAAACTCCGAAGGAAGGGGAGAATAACATCACTTGGATCGTGGACTTTCCTATGTTCGAGTGGAACAAGGACCACAAACGTTGGGACGCGTTGCATCACCCGTTCACTTCACCGTCCGACGATAGCATTCCGTATTTTGAATCTATGGAAACCCTGCAGAAGAACGCGGGCAACGCGACCGCCAAAGCGTACGACCTCGTTATGAACGGAGTCGAAATCGGCGGAGGTTCCATTAGAATTCATTCCCGAGACATTCAGAATCAAGTGTTTAAGGTTCTCGGTATCGAAGAGGAAGAAGCGAAGGAAAAATTCGGATTCTTATTGGAAGCCCTCGAATACGGAGCTCCACCTCACGGAGGTTTGGCGTTCGGTATCGACCGTATGCTGATGCTCCTCACCGGAGGAAAATCGATCCGAGACGTGATCGCTTTCCCGAAAACTCAAAAGGGTCTTTGTCTCATGAGCGAATGTCCTTCTCCCGTTGAAGAAAAACAGCTTCAAGAGTTGAAGATCAAACTGGTAAAGGTATAA
- the rplI gene encoding 50S ribosomal protein L9 has protein sequence MRVILQKDVINLGDAGDLREVTDGYARNFLFPKRLAVRANDGNTKAALHQKKLGELKREKRKKAMEGVSASLNGKEYDVLVKTGGGDKLFGAVTPMDVASILKKNGIELDKRKIEIAEPIRNLGSYKIKIRLADGIQPVITLNVKKEEE, from the coding sequence ATGAGAGTGATCTTACAAAAAGACGTTATCAATCTCGGCGACGCGGGAGATCTTAGAGAAGTAACCGACGGTTACGCAAGAAATTTCCTGTTCCCGAAAAGACTCGCGGTTCGCGCAAACGACGGAAACACAAAAGCCGCTCTTCACCAAAAGAAACTTGGCGAACTGAAAAGAGAAAAACGCAAGAAGGCGATGGAAGGTGTTTCAGCAAGTCTCAACGGTAAAGAATATGATGTTCTCGTTAAAACCGGCGGCGGAGACAAACTTTTCGGAGCCGTTACTCCTATGGACGTAGCTTCTATTCTTAAAAAGAACGGAATCGAACTCGATAAAAGAAAAATCGAGATCGCTGAGCCTATCCGCAATCTGGGATCTTACAAGATCAAAATTCGTCTTGCAGACGGAATCCAGCCTGTGATTACGCTCAACGTTAAAAAAGAAGAAGAATAA
- a CDS encoding glycosyltransferase family 2 protein: MQSYNIITVTYNSARYVSALNESMKLPQNWNWVIWDNDSKDETPNLLKRIADNERRIVYLNRKNLGFAEGNNEAVKIAPKADWILLINPDSRLDSDFFKECESVLSSKGKDYSVFSFLMLKENDDAVVDGAGDIYHVSGAAWRRGYKQILSEEYLKEAEIFSACGGAMAIRTSVFESLGGFDSDFFCYMEDVDLSFRARLAGEKVLFTPNIKVYHHGFGSTKERSSFSLYYGLRNALVVYWKNMPFFYGLKYLFHHLLFFGTSVLYHSVFTSPKILIVPFGFLKMLPGLVLKRFRMNRSKTISFSSLVALMNQDLFSPFRKK; encoded by the coding sequence ATGCAAAGCTATAATATCATAACCGTAACATACAATTCCGCGCGATACGTTTCGGCTTTGAACGAATCGATGAAGCTTCCTCAGAATTGGAATTGGGTGATATGGGACAACGATTCCAAGGACGAAACTCCGAATTTATTAAAGCGAATTGCGGATAACGAACGTAGGATCGTTTATCTCAATCGAAAAAATCTTGGATTTGCGGAAGGGAACAACGAAGCCGTAAAGATCGCTCCGAAAGCGGATTGGATTTTGTTGATCAATCCGGACTCTCGTTTGGATTCCGACTTTTTTAAAGAATGTGAATCTGTTCTTTCTTCCAAAGGAAAGGATTACTCCGTGTTTTCCTTTTTGATGTTAAAGGAGAATGACGACGCGGTTGTCGACGGGGCGGGGGACATCTATCACGTTTCCGGTGCGGCATGGAGAAGAGGTTATAAACAAATTCTTTCCGAAGAATACCTGAAAGAAGCGGAAATTTTCTCGGCTTGCGGAGGTGCGATGGCGATCCGTACATCCGTGTTCGAAAGTCTGGGCGGATTCGATTCCGATTTCTTTTGTTATATGGAAGACGTGGATCTGAGTTTTCGCGCAAGACTCGCGGGTGAAAAAGTTTTATTCACTCCGAATATAAAAGTCTACCATCACGGTTTTGGTTCGACCAAAGAAAGAAGTTCCTTTTCCCTTTATTACGGACTTCGAAACGCGTTAGTCGTCTATTGGAAGAATATGCCCTTTTTTTACGGGCTGAAATATTTATTTCATCATCTTCTTTTTTTCGGAACGAGTGTTCTCTATCATTCCGTATTTACGAGTCCGAAAATTCTGATCGTCCCCTTCGGTTTTTTAAAGATGTTGCCCGGGCTTGTTTTAAAACGTTTTAGAATGAACCGATCGAAAACGATTTCCTTCTCGAGTCTCGTTGCGTTGATGAACCAAGATTTGTTCTCTCCTTTTCGAAAAAAATAA